attatttaagtaagttgaatcttgaagagattgtgtaagagcttATTGAAATCAGAatctaaggctatgtttggttcccggaaaatttaagggaaaatgcgagggaaagaaaatacaaaggaaaaatagaaagaaagaaaaagtgaaggaaaataaaaaaatatattaaaagttgataaattattttttttgttatttcaaactcattttatttattttaactcatcaatataaagattaaataatttaaaaatacttaagtttttaattagttttaattatatttgatttttttttatatttttcataggataaccaaacatgagaaaatcattttccttaacattttttttctttgctttgtactttccgggaaccaaatatagcctaagtGTAAAGGGGATCAAaaacttggttgaagcttcaaactAGTGGGACTCTCattcggttaggagcttgaggaaaGTGGACGAAGGCAAAAaagtgttgaaccactataaaatctgagtttgatttttttaactttatctCTATTTATTTGCTTCTATTGTACTTAAACTTAttgtgtttaaaatattttttaaaaaactcaatTCACCTCTTTggggtgtttttcttatttaagattaacttttaatttctcaaactctttttcaatttgtaattttttaagtattcaaaaatattcataaaCAATTTTATTGCATCCAAAAAGAATTTTTGGCTTTTAAGCCCAACTCAAATATACTTTAAACCATCTaatgttcaaaattttcatacaaGCTTAACACAAATTGCTTCCATTATTGATGGATGATAGGCTAAAACTTTTCGAATTATAatccataatttttaattatttcatgaTTCTTCCCTTACCTAACCGTTACCATCATTTACAATTCTTTTACacatagtttatttttttttaaaaaaatgctacCAAATCACATCCTTGAGCTTATCCATACatattaaataaacaaacccaCATACAATTATTCATAGTGATCATCatcttccttcctttttttccttttttttttcctctctccccTATGACCTTCTAGAACTTTGACATTATTGACTGATTCAAGCTATACTTGTGAGTAAGAAGATCTTTTTGTGAATCAAGGATCACATATTCATAGAcccatttgaaaattattgaattaaaagtTGAGATTAGAGCTTCACATGGGGGAGAAGTCAAAGTTAAACATATGGGTCTAccactatttttaatatatgatatttgtaTTTAGGAGGGTGTTTTGGGTTTGGGGGTCAATAGAAAGGGACAAAGGTCCAAAATTTTATGGGTTTTAGTGAGGGTTGTGTTGATGAATGATGATAATACTTGGGATCCAATGAAGGGCCATTGTTGTTCAATGGTCTTGTTGTTAGTAAAACATGTtcattgagagagagagagagagaatggtCTTGTTGTTAGTAAAACATGTtcattgagagagagagagagatgggttATGAAGATTGAACTAGAAGCTACAATGGACCCATTGGTGTCTTTTAGGTGAAAAGAAAATGGCCAAATTATTGAAtgaaatgataaagaaaaatcaaacaagttTTATGTTGGTGGGGAGGTGAAGATTCCCCTTACCAACTCTTCTAAGCTTTGTTGGTTGTTTAAAAGTTGTGAGTAAAAGAGAGTAGGAAAGttaaaaaagggagaaaattattaaaatttaacctaattaataatttctttcaacaacatttccttttttttttttttttactcattttagGGTAAAAAAAGGGAcctttattacttttaaagatataatgaattttgaaactaacaaaaatgatgATATGATTAATAATTAGGAAATTAAGTGAACTTTTCTTTTAGAATAGAGTAACTTGCCACCTTGCTACTTTCAAAGTagaccaatttttattttaccttgGATGGTATTGACATAAATAATGGACTATCTTTATTGTAGTACAATTATTTTGTTCTTTCCCACATTATATTTACATTAACATTAATCTTTAGCATTCTCGCCTTAAttgattttacttttattttaataaaataagcaaaatttattaaaaaaaacatttttaatattgtttgagatcattttctacttttaattttagttaggatttgaaattgaagttaaaattataattttttaatgacaaTCAACTGATAAATTCATAGTTTAAGTAACTTATAGCTTCTCTCTCACCCAAATGAAACGGGACTCTTAATTTCTctattaagttttttattttaaagttacaagttttttaaacaaaattatctAAACAGGCATTTtgagctaaaaaaaaaagtttttttacttctcaaaaatcaatttaaatacgacacttattttctttgattggttttcttacattttcaagACCCACCTCAAAAAGATGAATGTTAGAGGACTCACCTCCTTGAGACtcaaattcaaaacaatatGGCAAGTCTAACAGAAGGAATTAGACTTCCAAATATAGCATGAAGATGGTACATCACACCAAGGTGGctaaagaagaagataaagCCCATACTCGGGAAAGAGGCatccaaaagaaatttgtaCTGAAATTATGGGCCTCATCCTCATGCTTTGACCCAATTGCTCCCCACACCTTTTCAAATTTTGGTACACTCCAACCATCGAATTTTGGCCCTTGTGCCCCATTTCAACATTCTACTTTGCCTTATCTCCTCTACAATTATTGCTTCTATAAATTTTTGGTGTAGTAAAATGGATACTTGATATTAGAATACCGGGAAAAAAGGGGAAACAAAAGAGGTTAGCTTCTAGGATTTTTGGATGAAAATAGGATGAACATGTTGGAGTGCAATAATATCGTTCTTAAATCAGATAATAAGTTACCGAAATGTCAATTCTTAAAATACGCTTATAGGATATGATGTCAATGTCATCTTACCTAAAAGATTTCATGTATTAGAggattttatggttttttttttttttttttttaatagaggaTTTGAGATTAGACCATTTGATCCAACTTTCTAGTAAGTTAAGCTTATTAAAAAccctttatttagaaaaaaaaaatacatgacatatttatttaaaaaattatttgaaaatagatgaCAAAAACGATGgaaaattaaacaattatttatgGGAAtcataaatattcaaaattagaaTGATTCAACCCtatagattatttatttatttatttatttatttatttttataataaaattatttgattagtTGACttgataatgaaaaataaaattaattaaataataaaataaacgaATGTCCCACTTTGATGCAATATGGCATGGGAAATATTCCAAGCCCGGGAATCTTTTAAAAAGGAGGATTAGACAGCAATGACATCAGATTGAAACGACGTCGTTAGGGCCTGGATTAGGTTTCCCTTAGGCAACATGTGATAGTAGTAATATGTAACATATGTGCTGAATGCAATCACTTCAAGCTTTTCTTGATTGTTTGCCCGTTTGTTCACATATAAATGGGCCATATGGTGGGCCCTTCATGTCCCCCTTGATGGGTGGAATATTTATTGGTTCTTGATTTGCCCTTTTAGCTACTCTTcaacttcaaaaataaataattttccaaaaatttcctaaatttaattgcaatggtataAAATAGAGTtggtaaaattttattagatgttattggataaaataataaaaaaaaaaatgggttgaaTGAGTTTATTGACATAATTCACAACCCGATTGGGAATTGTTCTAAAAACTGtcctcaaaaatcaatttttgaaaatagttttataatggaaatccatttaaaaacttaaaatattcttttaacatttttttttaatttattttcatatatttttaaaaataaaatttttaaatatttttcatgtttaaataatcgttttaaaaaatatttacaagaacccctaaaaattaagtaaaaacaccatgttttgataaaactatttttttaccaaaaaaactATCCAGTGGTTTTTCAagtttagaaaatagttttttgttttaagaataaaaaataatttttaaaacaattcttccACCGACATAGAATAAGGTCATTGATGctaataaagttaaaataaagataaattatttgatgcaaataaagttaaaataaaaataatattatattatttgtaGATGGTATTAACACCCCAAAgtatgattttcaaaataaaaaggctcatgattaatttaattcaaaatatagttTTGATAGAAACCTTAGAAtgatattctatataaatatataatttcaacAGCATTTCCTTCAATTCTTTTCCTTGTGTCTTGGATGGATGTGAAGATAAAAGGCTAAAAGCAAGGAGAATAGAAAGTGAATGCCAAGCACCCATTTCACTTttcaacacacacacacacacacaaaacaaaagggcaaaaaaaaaaagaccaaactTTGGTAAAAATTTGGACAACATGAATACATATTTCTGAGCTTCCAAAACCAACTTCTGAGATATCACATTGAATTCAAcaggaaaaaaagaatgataagaaaaaaaaaaaaaaaaggaaaaaatgatatCAGCCTTCACAAGTGAAATTGCTCACTTATCAGAATCTGACAATACCTTAACCATAATCTGCATCACTTCCACTCTCATTTGTAAAGACAAAATGTAATCTGCTGTCTCTCTGAACAGCCCATCAAGGCCCATAGAGTCACCGTTTGGAACCAGCTTCTTTAGGGTTCTCACCCTTCTCTGGATCCCACTTGTGGGCCTTCTAGAATCTGGGAGATGGGCCCTTCTCTTCATCAAAATTCTTTGTCTCCTCCTTTGCAATCTTCTCTTGACTTTAGGCTCCAAAACCTTCCTCCACAAAGACCCACTTGGTTTGCAGCTGTCCTTGGTTTCTAGGACCATGCCCTTCAAATCAAGGGACATGAGGAGGGGTTGTGGAGGAGCACCCATGATTGAAATGTGCCAAATTTGGACTAAAAAGTGAGAACCCACTTCTATTGAGAGCTTTGGCTGCCCAAGACAAGACCCAATTTGCCCAAATGCCACAGTGAGGGCTCTATTTATACGTCCTTTGGGAAGTGGGTTGGTGCCTAATGAGGATAATATTGAATAAAGAAATGAAGGGCATAGAAGGAGAGGCAAGTGTACATAAGGGTTCTTTTGTTTGTTGCTTTTGGCATGTTCTCCGCCCTAATGCACATGCAACCACATGATTCACCCTCACCCATGACCCATCTCATCAAAACATCCTGGATTATTCCTTTTCCACCTTTCCAAATTCAATGCATTTATAATGTGAGTTGGGGGTCCTTGATTTCCTCATTTCCAGCTCAACCAACATGGCTTTTGCCCTTAAGATTCATGCTTTGGCATGCCCATGTTTCCAATCAGGAAACCcatttataaaattacaaagaaaattggATTGCCTAGGGATGGAGCCCTGTCCATGTTTGTGTTAACAAAAGTGAAGAATTTCAATCCTAATGTTTGGATAAGTTGGATTTTCCTCTGACATTCATGAACCACATTTCCATCAAATGATCTTTAATTATCCTTTTCCTAGTGTAACGTGTCTGAATTTAGCAACTCTTGGGGACAAAAAATGCATGCATCTTTTCCATTTAGTACATTGGGGAGACTATGAGGTTAGGAGTATGATGGAATCTCTTTCTTCTCCTCATTTTCTGGGGAAACAAACAGACCAAGTCTATAGCACATGGACCAACCCCCCTAGCTAGACTCTTAGTCTTTCATTATTGATTGATCTTTCATTAGCTATGAAATATACTACTGAACATGTTCTATGTGTCAAGTTTTGAGCCATAAACATGATAATTAATTCATCATATGATGATTTTTGAGTTTAAGTGGCCCCAATTAGCCTCTAAATGTGCCCTACACAACTCTTCTTTGTCCTGAGGATTAATGGGCAGGCCATGTTCTCCATGTGCTCAGTttgggttttttaaatttttatgtgcGGACTTTGGaatttcatcaattttcttATACTTTTCCCAATTGGGTTTTGTTGTTTAGTCCTTTGTGGAGGGAACTACCTCAAAATCAAGGCCTAGGTGGATGAGGGGTGGATGCTTACGTGTCTCATaaaaagagtgtttttgagGTCCACATGAGCATGTGCGCTATGACATGGCCACATGCAACTAATGATTTTTCTGTCATATATAAAACGTTAGCCAGCGGCCATGCTTTATTTGGGTTGGGCTGAGGTCTAGACTCCCCTGGTTCAGCCTAAAGCCCAAGTTGGCCCACTTTCCAGTCGAAGCATGAACGCTCAGCCTAAGACCAAGCTCCCATAGGAAGAGGACTTTTCCTTGCAAGATGTATCTAATGGGATGGGGCCATGTTCAGTGAGCTAGGCGGGCCGTCATGCATGGGCTTGCCTGTCCAGCTAAAAATTGGGCTGAACTGGGCTGTCTGGCTCAATCATTCTTGGCCCCATGCGGCCCAGCACACCAAGAGACTGATAATTTAcaagaatattataattcaatttattaagaaaatgatttttacaacttcaatttactaaattaataccaaatcaaactttatttttgaaaagtgatttttattaccgaaatatttttacaatttttatttatgaaaattatttccaaagtaaaattcattttaaaaagttaCAACTTCCACTAATGAAAATTACGtccaaatcaaaatttattttaaaaaagattttttttttaaattttgtctaaaagataattttccaaatgaatttaaatttgtcAAAGAAAGTTCATCAattgtataaaagaaaaaatgctcTACAATTAATAAACATGATTTTCtggatctttttttttaaaaaaaaaaactctggactgtttttctatttttaaagaatattttttgggctattttatttaataaaaatgattttttttggattattctattttataaaaaaaattggacttttttaatttaaaaaaaatgattttctaggCGATTtcacttaataaaaataattttttggaacttttattttttatttttaaactcttgacagttttaaaaacaattttctagaccttatttttattaaaaaaaattgtattgttttatta
Above is a genomic segment from Vitis riparia cultivar Riparia Gloire de Montpellier isolate 1030 chromosome 7, EGFV_Vit.rip_1.0, whole genome shotgun sequence containing:
- the LOC117918208 gene encoding transcription factor UPBEAT1; translated protein: MGAPPQPLLMSLDLKGMVLETKDSCKPSGSLWRKVLEPKVKRRLQRRRQRILMKRRAHLPDSRRPTSGIQRRVRTLKKLVPNGDSMGLDGLFRETADYILSLQMRVEVMQIMVKVLSDSDK